The genomic window CAGTTCGTCGAGCCCCGCATGCGTGGCCAGCAGGCGCAGTTGGTCGTTCAGCAGCACGATCAGGATCTGCAGCGTCAGATAGACGCGCGCCGCCTGCCCGAGCATCGCGCCCAGTACGAACAGCGCGCTGGTCATGGTCCGGGCGCGCTGCCCGAGCTGGTGCCCCATGTAGTCGTAGGGGCTGTAGATCTCGCGCCGGTAATACTGCGGCACCAGCACGTAGCCGACGATGATCCGCGCCAGCAGCGAACCGAAATACCCGAGCTGCAGGTACGTGAGGTTGCCGCCGAACTTGTAGGATACGTACGGCACGCCGATGAACGTCACGGCGCTGATCTCGGTGGCGATGATCGAGCCGCTGACGGCGTACCACGGCAGCTTGCGCCCGCCGAGGAAGAAGTCCCGCATCGTGGCCTGCTTGCCCGTCAGTAGTTTGCCGAGGATCGTCGTGAACGCGAGAAACGCGATCACGATGCCCCAGTCGACCAACGTGAATTGGGCGCTCAGTTCGGCTAGGAACACGTCAGGACCTCCGCAGAGACGGATCACCACAGAGACGCAGAAAACACAGAGCTGCACAGAGCAAGACGGAGCGGGCGGGCTGTGGCGTGTTGTGGCTCATCGCGGAACCGGGCCTCATGCTACAGCACCATCTGCACTATGCCGTCGCGCCGCTTCGCGACGTAGAAGTTCAGGAGCAGGCCGGTCCGCAGACCGGTCGAGCCGAGGGGATCTGGAGCTGCGCTTTGTCGAAACACCGCCCGCGCTCCATCCATCTCAAGTCCCCTCTGTGCGCCGCTGTGTTTTCTGTGTCTCTGAGGTGTTCTGTTGCCCCTCGATGATCCGTGCCACGTGCCCGTGCGCCGCGGTCAGCAGCTCCTCCGCCGTCGCCCGGTCCACGCCCTTCGCATGCATGACCAGCGCCGTTTTCACGTGTCCGCCCGAGCGCGCCAGCAAATCCGCCGCCGCCGCCCGTTCCAGCCCCGTCACGGTCATGATCATCCGCGTGCCGCGATCGACCAGCTTCTTGTTCGAGCGCGTGTTCACATCGACCATCAGGTTCTCGTACACCTTGCCGATGCGGATCATCGCGATCGTCGTGATCATGTTCAGCACGAGCTTCGTCGCCGTCCCCGCCTTCAAGCGCGTGCTGCCCGTCACGACTTCCGGCCCCACCAGCACGCGGATCGACACGTCCGCCTCGTCCGGCACGTGCTCCTTCAGCACACACCCGAAGAACACGGTCTTCGCGCCCCGCTCGCGCGCCCGGCGGATCGCGCCGTGCACGTACGGCGTGGTGCCGCCGGTCGTAATGCCCATGACCACGTCGTGCGGCCCGACCTCCATTTCGTCCATCTTCGCGGCGCCGTCCTGGGGGTAGTCCTCGGCCCCCTCGATCGCCCGCCGCAGCGCGTCCCACCCGCCGGAGATCACGCCCTGCACCATGCGCGGATCCGAGAGGAATGTCGGCGGGCACTCGGAAGCATCCAGCACGCCCAGCCGGCCGCTCGTGCCGGCCCCGACGTAGATCAGCCGGCCGCCGGCTTCGAACGCGGCCACCACCAGCTCGATCGTCTGGCAGATCTCTGCTTTGGCCGCCGCGACCGCGGCCGGAATGGTCGCGTCCTCGGCGTTCATCAGGTCCACGGCCTCAGCAATGGACATGCGATCCACGCGCATTGAATTCGGGTTGCGCAGCTCGGTCAGAAGATGGCCCCGGTCCTGCATCCGCGCGGCTCCCTGGGGTCTGGTTACATCTCGTCCCCCGGACGGTTTCGGCTAGTGTGGCAGAATCGCCTCCGGCTTGCAACGACTTGAGGGGCGATAACTGCCCGGGGTATAAACCCCGCGAGCGACCGAGTCGTGCAGCGCGAAGAGGTGCACCGATGCGCATGGCAACTGGCATGGCGGCCTGGCTGGTGACGATGGCTCTGCTCGGCGGCTGCCGGGCGCCGCAACCGGCAGCGCCCACCGTACCTCCCGCCCCCGCCACGCAACCCGCGGTCGATCCGATGACTGCCGTGAACACACTCATTGAGGCCCCGCCGGATTTCGTGGCGCAGCGGCTCGCGTCCGGCGCTTACCCGATTCCGCCCTACGCGAAGTTTCTCGCCGGCGTGAAGATCTGTCTCGATCCCGGGCATGGCGGGGATGCGCACCAGCGCGGCTACAAGCGCGGCCCCACCGGCGTGCGCGAGGCGGAGTTCAACTTCCGCGTGGCGAGCTATCTGCGCGAGCTGCTGACGTCAACCGGGGCGGAGGTCCTGCTGACGCGTGAGGGCGACGTGGATGTCTCGCTGGAAGACCGGGCCGCCATCGCCAACGAATGGAATGCCGACTTGTTCATCTCGCTGCACCACAACGCCATCGGCAACAAGCCGCAAGTGAACCACACAACCGTCTGGTATCACGCCGACGTGGACTACCGGCCGTCGAATCTCGATCTGGCGCGCTACCTGTGCGACGGACTGTATGACGCGCTCGCCTTGCCCGAAATCGCCGCCGTCCCGCTGAAGAGCGATCAACTGATGTACCCCGGCGGGTTCGGGATCCTGCGACACGCGCGGGTCACCGCGGCCCTGTGCGAGACGTCATTCTTCACGAACCCGGAAGAGGAGCAGCGGCTGCGCCAGCCGGAATACAACCTGCGCGAGGCCTACGGCCTGTTCATCGCGCTCGCCAAGTACGCCGCCGCGGGCCTGCCGCGGGCGCGGCTGGTCGAGCCGGCGGAC from Phycisphaerae bacterium includes these protein-coding regions:
- the murQ gene encoding N-acetylmuramic acid 6-phosphate etherase; translation: MQDRGHLLTELRNPNSMRVDRMSIAEAVDLMNAEDATIPAAVAAAKAEICQTIELVVAAFEAGGRLIYVGAGTSGRLGVLDASECPPTFLSDPRMVQGVISGGWDALRRAIEGAEDYPQDGAAKMDEMEVGPHDVVMGITTGGTTPYVHGAIRRARERGAKTVFFGCVLKEHVPDEADVSIRVLVGPEVVTGSTRLKAGTATKLVLNMITTIAMIRIGKVYENLMVDVNTRSNKKLVDRGTRMIMTVTGLERAAAADLLARSGGHVKTALVMHAKGVDRATAEELLTAAHGHVARIIEGQQNTSETQKTQRRTEGT
- a CDS encoding N-acetylmuramoyl-L-alanine amidase codes for the protein MRMATGMAAWLVTMALLGGCRAPQPAAPTVPPAPATQPAVDPMTAVNTLIEAPPDFVAQRLASGAYPIPPYAKFLAGVKICLDPGHGGDAHQRGYKRGPTGVREAEFNFRVASYLRELLTSTGAEVLLTREGDVDVSLEDRAAIANEWNADLFISLHHNAIGNKPQVNHTTVWYHADVDYRPSNLDLARYLCDGLYDALALPEIAAVPLKSDQLMYPGGFGILRHARVTAALCETSFFTNPEEEQRLRQPEYNLREAYGLFIALAKYAAAGLPRARLVEPADGVLPLDAGRKLVFALDDGLRGRKSWGSERQMILSDSITARIDGQLVPLSFENEGYRLTLEVPDDLTPGSHAVEVQFQNMNKNSVLNPHFTIEVQGQTGTVTTPP